CAAGACAGGCGGTTCCGCACAGGGTCAGGCCATGGGCGTTATTGCGGCCAAAACCCGCAAAACGTTGCTGCTCACCGGCACGCTGATGGGTGGCTACGCTTCCGATCTCTTTTATCTGCTGTTCCGGGCACTGCCCGGACGTATGATCGAAGACGGCTACCGACCGAGTACCAACGGCAGCATGAACACTGCGGCCATGGCATTCATGCGGGATCATGGCGTCCTCAAGGACATCTATTCCGAGAGCGACGGCCCGGCCCACAAGACTGCAAAAGGTTCGAAGGTCACCGTCAGAACCGTCAAAGCGCCGGGGTTCGGCCCCAAGGGCGTGCTGCGCTGCGTTCTGCCCTTCACGATTTTCCTCAAACTCCGGGATATTGGTGGCGTACTGCCCTCGTATGACGAAGAGTTCAGGGAAGTCGAGATGGATGCCGAGCAAAGTGATACCTACAGCAAGCTCGCTGCCAGCCTGACGAGTCAGCTCAAGGAAGCCCTGCGTAAGCGGGACACCACCTTGCTGGGCGTGGTGCTCAATGTGCTGTTGGCCTGGTCTGACTGCTGCTTTCGTACCGAAACCGTGCGCCACCCGCGCACGCGAGAGGTACTGGCATTCACCCCGGCCCAGTTCAACGAGCTGCAGGTGATGCCCAAGGAGCGGGAACTGATCGACATCTGCAAGCAGGAGAAGGCAGAGGGGCGCAAGATCCTGGCCTACTCCGTCTACACAGGCACGCGAGATACCACCAGCAGGCTGAAAATGCTGTTGGAGCAAGAAGGTTTTCGGGTTGCGGTATTGCGCACCAGCGTCGATGCCAGCCGCCGTGAAGACTGGATTGCAGAACAGCTCGACAGAGGAATTGATGTCCTCATCACCAACCCGGAGCTTGTCAAAACAGGGCTGGATCTTCTGGAGTTCCCCACGATTGTGTTCATGCAATCAGGGTACAACGTGTACACACTGCAGCAGGCCGCACGACGCTCCTGGCGTATCGGCCAGAAGCAGCCTGTAAAGGTGATCTACCTGGGGTATGCAGCCACATCGCAGATGACGTGCCTGGCCCTGATGGCGAAGAAGATTCTGGTCTCTCAGAGCACGTCGGGAGACGTTCCTGAGTCAGGATTGGATGTGCTTAATCAAGATGGCGACTCTATTGAAGTCGCCCTGGCCCGGCAACTTGTCGCGGCTTGATGTTCTTGTTTGCCGGTATCCCGCAAGGATGCCGGTTTTTTTCACATGACACGTTGCGCTGCGGTGGTGAAAACTGCCCAGAGACAGCGTGCTTGTTCGTCGTAGTAGCCTATTCCTTCGCGCACCATTTAAAACAAAGAAGGCACAACACCAGATGCAAAGGAAGATGCTTGTTTTCGACCTTTTGCAGTCACTGGAATCTATCCGCTTAGATACTATGAGAACAAACGGTGTACCGTTTTATTTAGGTATGGTCAAATTGCCGCAGGCCACGTGAAAAAAGAGAAAATATGAATAGGAAAGGTATTAGGCGCAAAATGACTGATGTAGAACTTTGCATCGACCTTGTACCGGCAGCAGGGGATGCATACCGCCGCGCTTTAGACGTGATGACGGCCTATCCAGACTATGCGAAAACAAACTTCCGAATCGTAGTCGAACACTTGACGCAAAAGCTAGGCGAGCATTCTGGCATTGATCTGGAGAATTCAGACCTTTTTAACTCCATTCAAGAGTTGTCCAAATGCCAGATCATCGACCATAACTTGCGCACTGAGCTACATAGAATCCGTCAGCTTGGAAATGAAGTGGTTCATGCCAAGCTAACAAATGGCGATGTAAATGGTGGTGGAGAGGATACCAGTAAAGCAAGAGGTGCTGGTAATTTGGAAAGCGCACTTTCTGCCCGTAAAACGCTAGTGGGAATCTTCGAAAGTGTTTTTCTCTTGGTTAACAAAGGTGAGGAGTTGCCAGAGATAACAATCGTGGACATCGGCGACATCATCAATAGTCAGCAAACGCTTTGGAAAGCTATTTCATCAGTGAACTTCGAGGCAAAGATGGCTGCGGGCTTGATTCTGGAGGCACAATCATTGGCTCCCTTGCCCAAAGGAGTATTAATCATAGCGAATAGCCAATACGCGCATAAGCAAACAACTCAAAAAATGGCGGCAGAGCTGTACTGGGCTGCATGCGTGATCAGCGCTGGAGCTGATTTAAAAAGCCAGATCGAGATTCACAAAATGGGCGGGGAAGAGGCATTTCTGTTTAAACACGCAAATACAGAAGCATTATTTCGGTATTCTCAGCTTACTTTTTACCAGTCAAAAGGCGAGGAAAGCCAGAAACGCGGCGTTAAAGCCTTGGAGGCCGCAGCTAAGCGAGGCTATACCGATGCTCTGCCTGAATACGGTAATTGGCTACGTGAGGAAAGCAAGTTCGTTGAGTCCTTTGGCTTTTTTTCACATGCCTTGAAAAAAGGGAAAATCTCGGCACATGCAGGACTTGGGTTGCTGTATCTGGAAAAATCCTACTCCGACTATTCTCAAAATCTGGCTGAACAAAGCTTTATAAATGGCATTAATAGCGGAGACGAACACTGCAAATACCTGCTTGGACGGTTCCTCTATGAAGGCAAAGAGCTTGTTCAGGACAAAGAGCGCGGTAAAGCGCTTTTAAAAGCAGCTGCGGAAGCGGGTCATGAATCAGCGGCGCATTACTTCAATCTTGCTGTAGATGACAAACTTCACAAAGAATTACAGGCACATTTCTTAGACATATTACTCAGCATGCCAAAACAACCTGAAAGACCAAAGCAAGGGAGAAATGACTCCTGTGCTTGCAAATCAGGTAAAAAGTACAAGAGATGCTGTGGTGCCTAACGCAGCCGGATTGATCGAAATCATCGTGGATGGCTGCGTCTGGCTGAAAGCTATCGATTGTTTCTGGCTGCTTTCGGCCATATATAAGCAACCATTCGAGCGGGGCTCTTTGCCACTCTCAGGATTAATCGAAACGATCAACCCGTGCTTAGTAACTTGCTAATTCGACAGGTATGAACCTTGACGACGGTCCGATAACTGAGCCATCGCGCAACATGCTTAGCCCGCTGTAGAGATCCCTAACGGGCTCGACCTCTGGGAGATCATCCAACAAACGTCTATCACCTCTAGCGACCTTAACCAAATGCTCGAAGACCGAAAGCTCGACGCCCACAAATGTCCCCGAATGCCCCCCCAGCCTGAAGGGATTCCTGCTGCGGTGCGTGATCTGCACACCTTTTAAGTCAACTAACGGGTCGGTATCCTTTTCGTAGTAGCACCCTACGAAGTACCGCTGCTGGTCTTCAAAGGCGAACTTCCAGACGGTTACTAGAATTCTGCTCTGCCACTCTAAACGCCTTGATCTTCGGATGGCTAGAGCCAGATGGGGTTGCTCGATCTTCTCCAACGCATTACCGTAATGGCTGCCGATGATTTGTCCAGAGAGGTTGCGCGCGGTTTCTCCCGATATCGGCTCCCGGCCCTCTGTGCTTGGATCTTCTGCAAACAGCTTGGTCTGAACCCTAGGCTTAGACTCGGTTGCAAAGCGGGTAGCCACAATATGGCCTTTCACCCTGACAGCCTGGCCTTTGACGTCCAACACCTGAACCCGCGTGAACTGTTTCCGCCAACGTTCAAACTCTTTCGTATGGAACCCCACCGAGGTGTAGCGTCCCTTAGCCTCGGCAAGCACGACAGAACCCGCCCCGTCACTGCACAGGTAGTCAGGGATATCGTTTGGTGCGGTGCGCTGTACGGTAAACCCGCGCACATTATTGCTGGGGTTACCGATCAAACCATCCAAATGGGCGAAGTACTTAATCCCAACATGCTCATGCAGAAACCAGCGACAGAATGCCTGCCCCATCTCGCTGGACTTGCCCCGTCTGGCATTGGTTGATGCGCCCAAACCCTCACCTTGAA
The genomic region above belongs to Pectobacterium colocasium and contains:
- a CDS encoding helicase-related protein, with the translated sequence MSIQIEAAPAVTPSPETGDLFDPANDELSISLQDFVSEFGDELLDSLNRANPPVYNGVPRANRQRILASLKRQLFPAQAEVVHAAAELLVNQGERAAIVNGEMGTGKTTVGIALAAVLNAEGYRRTLVLSPPHLVYKWRREILETVTGARVWVLNGPDTLLKLIKLREQLNVPADGQEFFIIGRVRMRMGFHWKPAFVRKRTRHGTVGLCPHCGTMVNTLDGEPVSALELDAEEVRRKCGVCKSALWTLMRPRSLSGSDQSAAVLRALKRIPTIGEATAAKLMKTFGDSFLASMLGDNFHQFINLMDNRGELVFSDRQAQRMERAMSSMEFGFGEGGYQPSEFVKRYLPQSTFDLLIADEAHEYKTGGSAQGQAMGVIAAKTRKTLLLTGTLMGGYASDLFYLLFRALPGRMIEDGYRPSTNGSMNTAAMAFMRDHGVLKDIYSESDGPAHKTAKGSKVTVRTVKAPGFGPKGVLRCVLPFTIFLKLRDIGGVLPSYDEEFREVEMDAEQSDTYSKLAASLTSQLKEALRKRDTTLLGVVLNVLLAWSDCCFRTETVRHPRTREVLAFTPAQFNELQVMPKERELIDICKQEKAEGRKILAYSVYTGTRDTTSRLKMLLEQEGFRVAVLRTSVDASRREDWIAEQLDRGIDVLITNPELVKTGLDLLEFPTIVFMQSGYNVYTLQQAARRSWRIGQKQPVKVIYLGYAATSQMTCLALMAKKILVSQSTSGDVPESGLDVLNQDGDSIEVALARQLVAA
- a CDS encoding DUF4145 domain-containing protein; protein product: MTDVELCIDLVPAAGDAYRRALDVMTAYPDYAKTNFRIVVEHLTQKLGEHSGIDLENSDLFNSIQELSKCQIIDHNLRTELHRIRQLGNEVVHAKLTNGDVNGGGEDTSKARGAGNLESALSARKTLVGIFESVFLLVNKGEELPEITIVDIGDIINSQQTLWKAISSVNFEAKMAAGLILEAQSLAPLPKGVLIIANSQYAHKQTTQKMAAELYWAACVISAGADLKSQIEIHKMGGEEAFLFKHANTEALFRYSQLTFYQSKGEESQKRGVKALEAAAKRGYTDALPEYGNWLREESKFVESFGFFSHALKKGKISAHAGLGLLYLEKSYSDYSQNLAEQSFINGINSGDEHCKYLLGRFLYEGKELVQDKERGKALLKAAAEAGHESAAHYFNLAVDDKLHKELQAHFLDILLSMPKQPERPKQGRNDSCACKSGKKYKRCCGA